In Rhodothermus marinus DSM 4252, a single genomic region encodes these proteins:
- a CDS encoding NAD-dependent succinate-semialdehyde dehydrogenase: MQEIAVRKSFPVINPATGAQLRVYEGMTWEEVTQAIEQAHEAFLAWRRVPFAERAARMRRAAELLRERADRYARLMAEEMGKPIRDGRAEAQKCAWVCEYYAEHAERFLAPEPVETDARKSYVAFEPLGVILAIMPWNFPFWQVFRFAAPTLMAGNAAVLKHASNVPGCALAIEELLREAGFPEHLFRTLLIGSDQVDPVIEHPLIRAVTLTGSTPAGRAVAAKAGSVLKKTVLELGGSDPYVILEDADIEQAAAICAKSRLINSGQSCIAAKRFIVVEAVREPFEQLLVQHMQAARVGDPMDEATEVGPLARHDLRDELHRQVQESLRKGARLLLGGEIPEGSGAYYPPTVLTDVPKGSPAYEEELFGPVAAIIPVRDEAEAIRVANDTVFGLGAAVFTRDEARGERIAREELEAGCCFVNDFVRSDPRLPFGGVKESGYGRELSIFGIREFVNIKTVFIGGAR, translated from the coding sequence ATGCAGGAGATTGCCGTTCGCAAATCGTTTCCCGTGATCAACCCGGCTACCGGCGCACAGCTTCGCGTCTACGAAGGCATGACCTGGGAGGAAGTGACGCAGGCCATCGAGCAGGCGCACGAGGCGTTTCTGGCCTGGCGACGCGTGCCGTTTGCCGAGCGGGCCGCCCGGATGCGGCGGGCCGCCGAGCTCTTGCGGGAACGGGCCGATCGCTATGCCCGGCTGATGGCCGAGGAGATGGGCAAACCCATCCGGGACGGTCGGGCCGAAGCGCAGAAGTGCGCCTGGGTGTGCGAGTACTACGCCGAACATGCCGAGCGCTTTCTGGCCCCGGAGCCGGTCGAGACCGACGCCCGCAAAAGCTATGTGGCCTTCGAGCCGCTGGGCGTGATTCTGGCCATCATGCCCTGGAATTTCCCGTTCTGGCAGGTCTTTCGCTTTGCGGCGCCGACGCTGATGGCCGGCAACGCGGCCGTGCTCAAGCATGCGTCGAACGTGCCCGGCTGTGCGCTGGCCATCGAGGAATTGCTGCGGGAGGCCGGCTTTCCGGAGCACCTGTTCCGCACGCTGCTGATCGGCAGCGACCAGGTGGATCCGGTGATCGAGCATCCGCTCATCCGGGCGGTGACGCTGACCGGCAGCACGCCGGCCGGTCGCGCCGTGGCCGCCAAGGCCGGCTCCGTACTCAAAAAGACGGTGCTGGAGCTGGGCGGAAGCGACCCGTACGTGATTCTGGAGGACGCCGACATCGAGCAGGCCGCGGCCATCTGCGCAAAGAGTCGGCTGATCAATTCGGGCCAGAGCTGCATTGCGGCCAAGCGCTTCATCGTGGTGGAAGCGGTGCGTGAGCCGTTCGAGCAGTTGCTGGTGCAGCACATGCAGGCGGCCCGTGTGGGTGATCCGATGGACGAGGCGACCGAGGTGGGACCGCTGGCCCGTCACGACCTGCGCGACGAACTGCACCGCCAGGTGCAGGAGAGCCTGCGCAAAGGAGCGCGTCTGCTGCTGGGCGGCGAGATCCCGGAGGGATCCGGCGCCTACTACCCGCCCACGGTGCTGACGGATGTACCGAAAGGCTCGCCGGCCTACGAAGAGGAATTGTTCGGACCGGTGGCGGCCATCATCCCCGTGCGCGATGAGGCCGAGGCCATCCGGGTGGCGAACGACACGGTGTTTGGCCTGGGCGCGGCCGTGTTCACGCGCGACGAAGCCCGCGGCGAGCGCATCGCCCGTGAGGAGCTGGAGGCCGGCTGCTGCTTCGTGAACGACTTCGTGCGCAGCGACCCGCGCCTGCCCTTCGGCGGCGTCAAAGAAAGTGGCTACGGCCGGGAGCTGTCGATCTTCGGCATCCGGGAGTTCGTCAACATCAAGACCGTCTTCATCGGAGGGGCTCGCTGA
- a CDS encoding RrF2 family transcriptional regulator, with product MFSRACEYGLRAVLYLASLNHDGYVSIREIGERLNISVPFLTKIFQKLTQAGLMQSLRGPSGGVMFARSPEEITLFDVIVAIDGPDLFTECVLGLPGCGEATPCPLHDHWKEVRNPIRNLFASTTLADMARRMQEARLRLTA from the coding sequence ATGTTTTCCCGTGCCTGCGAATACGGTCTGCGTGCCGTGCTGTACCTGGCGTCGCTGAACCACGACGGCTACGTATCGATCCGGGAAATCGGCGAGCGACTGAACATTTCCGTACCCTTTCTGACCAAGATCTTTCAGAAGCTGACGCAGGCCGGGCTGATGCAGTCGCTGCGCGGTCCCAGCGGCGGGGTCATGTTCGCCCGCTCTCCGGAAGAAATTACGCTCTTCGACGTGATCGTGGCCATCGACGGTCCTGATCTGTTTACCGAATGCGTGCTGGGCCTGCCGGGCTGCGGCGAAGCCACCCCCTGCCCCCTGCACGACCACTGGAAAGAAGTGCGCAATCCGATCCGCAACCTCTTCGCCTCCACCACACTGGCCGACATGGCCCGTCGCATGCAGGAAGCCCGCCTTCGCCTGACTGCCTGA
- a CDS encoding ABC transporter permease — protein sequence MTTTTARATIGLLARKELHDALRNRWFVLYTVIFAVLSLALSWIGLAGGQLYGLAGFGRTTASLINLIMLIVPLMGLTLGALSLALEREQGTLLYVLAQPVVPAEVLLGKLLGLATALTAALSIGFGLSGLLLAWRGSTMGLGAYLGLFGLTILLALLSLSLGLLFSSALPRTATALGSALFAWLLLVFLGDLGLLGSALVLRIPVEQLFTLSLLNPLQVFKIAAILLLRSDLQVLGPAGQYAMHTYGMRLLPLSVGVLLLWSLLPLLPAYLFFRRRGAL from the coding sequence ATGACGACCACCACCGCCCGCGCGACCATCGGCCTGCTGGCCCGCAAAGAACTGCACGACGCGCTGCGCAATCGCTGGTTCGTGCTCTACACGGTGATTTTTGCCGTACTGTCGCTGGCGCTGTCGTGGATCGGTCTGGCGGGGGGCCAGCTCTACGGACTGGCCGGTTTCGGCCGCACCACGGCCAGCCTGATCAACCTGATCATGCTGATCGTCCCCCTGATGGGCCTCACGCTCGGCGCGCTCAGCCTGGCTCTGGAGCGCGAGCAGGGTACGCTCCTCTACGTGCTGGCGCAGCCGGTCGTGCCGGCCGAAGTGCTGCTGGGCAAACTGCTCGGATTGGCCACGGCGCTGACGGCCGCTCTGAGCATCGGCTTCGGCCTGAGCGGCCTGCTCCTGGCCTGGCGGGGAAGCACCATGGGGCTGGGCGCCTACCTGGGACTCTTCGGCCTGACCATCCTACTGGCCCTGCTGAGTCTGAGTCTGGGCTTGCTCTTTTCAAGTGCACTGCCCCGGACGGCCACTGCGCTGGGAAGCGCCCTGTTCGCCTGGCTGCTGCTGGTCTTTCTGGGCGACCTGGGGCTGCTGGGCTCGGCGCTCGTGCTGCGCATCCCGGTCGAGCAGCTCTTCACGCTCTCGCTGCTCAACCCGCTGCAGGTATTCAAGATCGCCGCCATCCTGCTGCTGCGCAGCGACCTGCAGGTGCTGGGACCGGCCGGCCAGTATGCCATGCACACCTACGGCATGCGCCTGCTGCCGCTCTCGGTGGGCGTGCTTCTGCTCTGGTCCCTGCTTCCCCTGCTTCCCGCCTACCTGTTTTTCCGCCGCCGCGGTGCGCTATGA
- a CDS encoding HesB/IscA family protein has translation MELQITERALARIREIAANEGVDLGQTMLRIAVVPGGCSGLTYELGWDTTLQEQDLTAQFDGVQVVIDRRSYLYLKGTTLDFTDGLEGRGFHFVNPQAARTCACGESFGL, from the coding sequence ATGGAATTGCAGATAACCGAACGGGCCCTGGCGCGCATTCGGGAAATTGCCGCCAACGAAGGGGTGGACCTCGGCCAGACCATGTTGCGCATTGCCGTGGTGCCCGGCGGGTGCTCGGGGCTAACCTACGAGCTGGGCTGGGACACCACGCTGCAGGAGCAGGACCTGACCGCGCAGTTCGATGGCGTGCAGGTGGTCATCGACCGACGGAGCTATCTGTACCTGAAGGGCACGACGCTGGACTTCACCGACGGGCTGGAAGGCCGGGGCTTTCACTTTGTCAACCCACAGGCTGCGCGTACCTGTGCCTGTGGCGAGTCGTTCGGACTCTGA
- a CDS encoding nucleotidyltransferase family protein, which yields MRKSLQDILARLACHREALQQQFGVRRLGLFGSRVRNDFREDSDIDILVVFEQSPGWEIVDLKTYLEDLLREPVDLVTENAVRRRPLLWDSIQQELVYV from the coding sequence GTGCGCAAATCGCTGCAGGACATTCTTGCTCGGCTGGCCTGTCATCGCGAAGCGCTGCAGCAACAGTTCGGTGTTCGGCGCCTGGGTCTGTTTGGTTCGCGTGTGCGGAATGATTTTCGAGAAGATAGTGATATTGATATTCTGGTTGTTTTCGAACAATCGCCGGGCTGGGAGATTGTTGATCTGAAAACCTACCTGGAGGATCTACTGAGGGAGCCGGTTGATCTCGTAACGGAAAATGCCGTTCGGCGACGACCACTGCTCTGGGATTCGATTCAGCAGGAACTCGTTTATGTCTAA
- a CDS encoding CBS domain-containing protein, giving the protein MTVRDVLRGKPARVITVAADTPVLEAVKRLREHQIGAMPVVDDRARMIGLFTERDVVWRLAEKGAAILEEPVRYCMTSPVHFCKPDDSIRDVMWQMTYRRIRHLPVVEDGRLIGMISIGDVVKSRLEELEEEARVLRDIVVAGR; this is encoded by the coding sequence ATGACGGTACGCGATGTGCTGCGCGGCAAGCCCGCGCGTGTGATCACGGTGGCGGCAGACACGCCGGTTCTGGAGGCGGTGAAGCGGCTCCGGGAACATCAGATCGGCGCCATGCCGGTCGTGGACGATCGGGCCCGGATGATCGGCCTGTTCACGGAACGCGACGTGGTGTGGCGACTGGCCGAAAAGGGAGCGGCCATTCTGGAGGAGCCGGTGCGTTACTGCATGACCAGTCCCGTACACTTCTGCAAGCCGGACGATTCGATCCGCGACGTGATGTGGCAGATGACCTATCGCCGCATTCGCCATCTTCCCGTCGTCGAAGACGGACGGCTTATCGGTATGATCAGTATCGGCGACGTGGTCAAGTCGCGCCTTGAAGAACTCGAAGAAGAGGCGCGCGTGTTGCGTGACATCGTAGTGGCCGGCCGGTAG
- a CDS encoding nitrous oxide reductase accessory protein NosL: MATVLYSFRPSWFYLLSLLLLLGACRSAPEPDRPPNIRFGHDACDYCRMLIGEPRYAAALRTADGQERRFDDIGCLLHYLHEHPEAADARIWVHDYLQERWLQASQAFFVRSDRLITPMGYGIVAVADTLTADSLAQALGGTLTRFDTLRANPPPEPVQLR, encoded by the coding sequence ATGGCTACAGTTTTATACAGCTTCAGACCGTCGTGGTTCTATCTCCTGAGCCTGCTGCTCCTGCTGGGAGCCTGTCGGTCGGCGCCGGAGCCGGACCGGCCGCCGAACATTCGATTCGGGCACGACGCCTGTGACTACTGCCGCATGCTCATCGGCGAGCCACGCTATGCGGCCGCGCTGCGCACGGCGGACGGTCAGGAGCGGCGCTTCGACGACATCGGCTGCCTGCTGCACTACCTGCACGAACACCCCGAAGCCGCCGATGCCCGCATCTGGGTCCACGACTACCTGCAGGAGCGGTGGCTGCAAGCCTCGCAGGCGTTCTTCGTGCGCAGCGACCGGCTGATCACCCCGATGGGTTATGGCATCGTGGCGGTTGCCGACACCCTGACGGCCGACAGCCTGGCCCAGGCGCTCGGCGGTACGCTCACCCGCTTCGATACCCTTCGGGCGAACCCACCGCCTGAACCCGTTCAATTGCGCTGA
- a CDS encoding SemiSWEET family sugar transporter: MDLAFGIGLIAATLTTLAFLPQVVRTWRRRSADDLSAGTFLLLFTGIVLWLLYGILRRDPIIILANAVGVTLVGSLLLMIWRFRLRTRTPASERQLSEPLR, translated from the coding sequence ATGGACCTTGCTTTCGGCATCGGCCTGATCGCCGCCACGCTGACCACGCTGGCATTCCTGCCACAGGTCGTACGCACCTGGCGCCGCCGTTCGGCCGACGACCTGTCGGCCGGCACCTTTCTGCTGTTGTTTACCGGAATTGTGCTCTGGCTGCTCTACGGCATCCTGCGCCGGGATCCGATCATCATCCTGGCCAACGCGGTCGGCGTGACGCTGGTGGGCAGCCTGCTGCTGATGATCTGGCGCTTCCGGCTGCGCACCCGCACGCCTGCCTCGGAGCGCCAGCTCAGCGAGCCCCTCCGATGA
- a CDS encoding c-type cytochrome, which translates to MRMNRLTAWSTMLLLSLTLAACGGGSSSSTPQPSGSAAQTESGTAAQDPEALAAEIGPVKQVSLGEQIDAALAQQGEQLFNTYCTACHRLDERFIGPALRDVTKRRGPVYIMNVMLNPNGMIQRHPVMKQLVQEYGTMMTDMALSEEQARAILEYLRQVAENQ; encoded by the coding sequence ATGCGCATGAATCGTCTGACTGCATGGAGCACCATGCTCCTCCTGAGCCTGACGCTGGCCGCCTGTGGCGGCGGAAGTTCCAGTTCGACCCCGCAGCCGTCCGGATCGGCGGCGCAGACGGAAAGCGGTACCGCTGCGCAGGATCCGGAAGCGCTGGCCGCCGAGATCGGCCCCGTCAAGCAGGTGTCGCTGGGCGAACAGATCGACGCCGCCCTGGCTCAGCAGGGCGAGCAGCTCTTCAACACTTACTGCACCGCCTGCCACCGCCTCGACGAACGCTTCATCGGACCGGCGCTGCGCGACGTGACCAAGCGGCGGGGTCCGGTCTACATCATGAACGTGATGCTCAATCCGAACGGGATGATTCAGCGCCATCCCGTCATGAAGCAGCTCGTGCAGGAATACGGCACGATGATGACCGACATGGCCCTGAGCGAGGAGCAGGCGCGGGCCATTCTTGAGTATCTGCGACAGGTGGCTGAAAACCAGTGA
- a CDS encoding RrF2 family transcriptional regulator gives MISLSGRQALAAMQVLAQQNHGRFVPVRRLSRMIGASPHTLARIMLRLTAAGLTDALRGPGGGVRLARPAHEITLFEILQEIDGPEVLNRCILGLGVCNEARPCPLHAIWFPCRQQLRQMLAETTLADLIHPSNNPNQPEVPCA, from the coding sequence ATGATCAGCCTGAGCGGTCGGCAGGCGCTGGCGGCCATGCAGGTGCTGGCGCAGCAGAATCACGGGCGCTTCGTGCCGGTGCGTCGGCTCAGCCGCATGATCGGAGCCTCGCCCCACACGCTGGCCCGCATCATGCTCCGGCTGACGGCGGCTGGCCTGACCGACGCACTGCGCGGCCCGGGCGGCGGGGTGCGCCTGGCACGTCCGGCCCATGAAATCACGCTGTTCGAGATTCTGCAGGAGATCGACGGGCCGGAGGTGCTCAACCGGTGCATTCTGGGGCTGGGCGTCTGCAACGAAGCAAGGCCCTGTCCCCTGCACGCGATCTGGTTTCCCTGTCGCCAGCAGCTTCGGCAAATGCTGGCGGAAACCACCCTGGCCGACCTGATCCATCCGTCCAATAACCCCAACCAACCCGAAGTGCCATGCGCATGA
- the nosZ gene encoding Sec-dependent nitrous-oxide reductase — translation MKRHTLRGLTGLALVALLLIGLIGCQGGGQTGAVVSEDPMEIARARGLSPADVVAAVKTYQPTGTYDEYIMFASGGHSGQVLVIGIPSMRLLKVIGVFTPEPWQGWGFSKETKEVLAQGNYDGKELTWGDVHHPALSETNGDYDGQFLFVNEKANSRVAVIDLRDFETKQIVKNPLSLSDHGGTFVTPNTEWVIEGGQYAAPFEGYAPLDQYKEKYRGLVTFWKFDRERGRIIPEQSFALELPPYWQDLCDAGKQVSEGWVFCNSFNTEMATGGVEKGNPPFEAGASQRDMDYLHLINLRKAAELVEAGRTRTIKGFKVLPLDVAAAEGVLYFVPEPKSPHGVDVSPDGNYLVVSGKLDPHATIYNFQKIQDAIANERFSGRDDYGVPILDFDAVVETQIELGLGPLHTQFDPNGYAYTSLFLESAVVRWTLGGPWAEKHGRDPWTVVDKVSVHYNIGHLAVAEGDNVNPDGRYLVAMNKWSVDRFANVGPLLPQNFQLVDIGNPNGPMQLLYDMPIALGEPHYAQIIKADKLQPWEVYPEVGWDPTTQSRHPAATRPGEERIERRGNTVEIWMTATRSHFTPEHVEVRKGDRVIWHITNIERARDATHGFALPGYNFNLSIEPGETATIEFVADRDGVFAFYCTEFCSALHLEMAGYFLVRP, via the coding sequence ATGAAACGCCACACGTTACGCGGGCTGACCGGTCTGGCGCTGGTCGCCCTGCTGCTGATCGGCTTGATCGGTTGTCAGGGCGGCGGACAGACAGGCGCCGTGGTCAGCGAAGACCCCATGGAGATCGCACGGGCGCGTGGGCTGAGCCCGGCCGATGTGGTGGCCGCGGTGAAAACCTACCAGCCCACCGGCACCTACGACGAGTACATCATGTTCGCCTCGGGCGGACATTCCGGACAGGTGCTCGTCATCGGTATTCCGTCGATGCGCCTGCTGAAGGTGATCGGCGTCTTCACGCCGGAACCCTGGCAGGGCTGGGGTTTCTCGAAGGAAACCAAGGAAGTGCTCGCCCAGGGTAACTACGACGGCAAGGAGCTGACCTGGGGCGACGTGCACCACCCGGCCCTCTCCGAGACGAACGGCGACTACGACGGGCAATTCCTGTTCGTCAACGAAAAGGCCAACTCGCGCGTGGCCGTCATCGACCTGCGGGACTTCGAGACGAAGCAGATCGTCAAGAACCCGTTGTCGCTCAGCGACCACGGCGGCACGTTCGTCACGCCCAATACGGAGTGGGTGATCGAAGGCGGCCAGTATGCCGCCCCGTTCGAGGGCTACGCGCCCCTGGATCAGTACAAGGAGAAGTACCGTGGCCTGGTCACCTTCTGGAAGTTCGACCGCGAGCGGGGACGGATCATTCCCGAGCAGTCCTTCGCGCTGGAGCTGCCCCCCTACTGGCAGGACCTGTGCGACGCCGGCAAGCAGGTGAGCGAAGGGTGGGTCTTCTGCAACTCGTTCAACACGGAGATGGCCACCGGTGGCGTGGAGAAAGGCAACCCGCCCTTCGAGGCCGGCGCCTCGCAGCGCGACATGGACTACCTGCACCTGATCAACCTGCGCAAGGCGGCTGAGCTGGTCGAGGCCGGTCGCACGCGCACGATCAAGGGCTTCAAGGTCCTGCCGCTGGATGTGGCGGCCGCCGAGGGTGTGCTCTACTTCGTGCCCGAACCCAAGAGCCCGCATGGCGTCGACGTTTCGCCGGACGGCAACTACCTGGTCGTCTCCGGCAAGCTCGATCCGCACGCCACCATCTACAACTTCCAGAAGATCCAGGACGCCATCGCCAACGAGCGCTTCTCCGGGCGTGACGACTACGGCGTGCCGATCCTGGACTTCGACGCGGTGGTCGAAACCCAGATTGAACTGGGGCTCGGGCCGCTGCACACGCAGTTCGACCCGAACGGCTACGCCTACACGAGCCTCTTCCTGGAAAGCGCCGTGGTGCGCTGGACGCTGGGCGGTCCCTGGGCCGAAAAGCACGGCCGGGATCCGTGGACCGTGGTCGACAAGGTGTCGGTCCACTACAACATCGGGCACCTGGCCGTGGCCGAAGGCGACAACGTGAACCCCGACGGCCGCTACCTGGTGGCCATGAACAAGTGGTCCGTGGACCGCTTCGCAAACGTGGGGCCGCTGCTGCCGCAGAACTTCCAGCTTGTCGACATCGGCAACCCGAACGGCCCGATGCAGCTCCTCTACGACATGCCCATTGCGCTGGGTGAGCCGCACTATGCCCAGATCATTAAGGCGGACAAACTCCAGCCGTGGGAGGTCTATCCGGAGGTGGGCTGGGATCCGACCACCCAGTCGCGGCATCCGGCGGCCACCCGTCCGGGTGAGGAGCGCATCGAACGTCGGGGCAACACCGTGGAGATCTGGATGACGGCCACACGGAGCCACTTCACGCCGGAGCATGTGGAGGTCCGCAAGGGCGACCGCGTGATCTGGCACATTACGAACATCGAGCGGGCGCGGGACGCCACGCACGGCTTTGCACTGCCCGGCTATAACTTCAACCTGAGCATCGAACCGGGCGAGACGGCCACCATCGAGTTCGTGGCCGACCGCGACGGCGTCTTCGCCTTCTACTGCACCGAGTTCTGCTCGGCCCTCCACCTGGAGATGGCCGGCTACTTCCTGGTGCGTCCATAA
- a CDS encoding nitrous oxide reductase family maturation protein NosD, with product MSVGSWHSIAPVLLLMVSLTAQAQPAPSLQERLAATAPGDTLRVVGGVHPGPLRITKPVVLLGVDAPVIDGRGRGTVVTIEAPDVVLRGFVIRNSGRSLDREDAGIAVYADRVTIAENRLENVLFGIYLRQADSCHILRNTIEGDPSLDTPRRGDLIRLWYSNDVLIEGNTTRHGRDVVIWFARGVVLRDNTMQFGRYGLHFMYSDSALVERNRMLRNSVGAYLMYSTRLTFRRNLLAYNRHASAIGVGLKDMDEVTVEENVLVDNEIGIFIDNSPRAIDAQIRYRGNVVAYNDIGVQALQDAPRSTFEDNSFLENYEQIDLVGGGRFSEANGTFWRRNYWSDYRGYDADRDGYGDVPYRAVALFDALTDRTPAFRLFAFSPAVQALELAARAFPVIRPEPKLTDPTPRMRPRLPEGLPAVHQPMRPTLALAGLTLLLMGLWTMGRAHLRRLHG from the coding sequence ATGTCCGTGGGGAGCTGGCATAGCATCGCGCCGGTGCTGCTGCTCATGGTGAGCCTGACCGCGCAGGCCCAGCCGGCCCCTTCGCTACAGGAACGGCTGGCCGCCACCGCGCCCGGCGATACGCTGCGCGTGGTGGGCGGCGTCCATCCCGGTCCGCTGCGGATCACGAAGCCGGTGGTGCTGCTGGGCGTCGACGCCCCGGTGATTGACGGACGGGGCCGGGGCACCGTCGTCACCATCGAGGCACCCGATGTGGTACTCCGGGGTTTCGTGATCCGCAACTCGGGCCGCTCGCTCGACCGCGAGGATGCCGGCATCGCCGTCTATGCCGACCGGGTGACGATCGCCGAAAATCGCCTGGAAAACGTCCTGTTCGGCATTTACCTGCGTCAGGCCGACTCCTGCCACATCCTGCGTAACACGATCGAAGGCGACCCGTCGCTCGACACACCCCGCCGGGGCGACCTGATCCGCCTCTGGTACAGCAACGATGTGTTGATCGAAGGCAACACCACCCGCCACGGCCGCGACGTAGTGATCTGGTTTGCCCGCGGCGTCGTGCTCCGCGACAACACCATGCAGTTCGGGCGCTACGGATTGCACTTCATGTACAGCGACAGCGCGCTCGTCGAACGCAACCGCATGTTGCGCAACTCGGTGGGCGCCTACCTGATGTACAGCACGCGGCTGACATTCCGACGCAACCTGCTGGCCTACAACCGGCACGCCTCGGCCATCGGCGTCGGGCTCAAGGACATGGACGAGGTGACCGTCGAAGAAAACGTGCTCGTGGACAACGAGATCGGGATTTTCATCGACAACAGTCCACGGGCCATCGACGCGCAGATCCGCTACCGGGGCAACGTGGTGGCCTACAACGACATCGGCGTGCAGGCGCTGCAGGATGCGCCGCGCAGCACGTTCGAAGACAACAGCTTTCTGGAAAATTACGAGCAGATAGACCTGGTCGGCGGCGGACGCTTTTCGGAGGCCAACGGCACCTTCTGGCGGCGTAACTACTGGAGTGACTACCGGGGGTACGACGCGGATCGCGATGGCTACGGCGACGTTCCCTACCGGGCGGTGGCGCTCTTTGACGCGCTGACCGACCGGACGCCCGCCTTCCGGCTGTTTGCGTTCAGTCCGGCCGTGCAGGCGCTGGAACTGGCGGCCCGTGCGTTTCCGGTGATCCGTCCGGAGCCCAAGCTGACGGATCCGACACCGCGCATGCGTCCCCGCCTGCCCGAAGGACTCCCTGCCGTGCACCAGCCGATGCGTCCGACGCTGGCGCTGGCCGGACTGACGCTGTTGCTGATGGGTCTGTGGACGATGGGACGCGCCCACCTGCGTCGCCTGCACGGATGA
- the folK gene encoding 2-amino-4-hydroxy-6-hydroxymethyldihydropteridine diphosphokinase — protein MSRVPGRLPASVFLALGSNLGDRAAYLRGAVATLRRHPAVQVVVVSPVYESTAHVLPGQTQPDYLNAVVWLRTTLAPEALLDFCLQLEAAAGRVRTARWAPRTLDLDLLAWDDLVRCDERLTLPHPRLAERRFVLRPWADLAPDFYVPAPFCATVAELLQRCPDRAPLRRTGVSLETC, from the coding sequence ATGTCGCGGGTACCCGGCCGTCTGCCTGCGTCGGTTTTTCTGGCACTGGGTTCGAATCTGGGCGATCGCGCGGCCTATCTGCGCGGGGCGGTGGCGACGCTTCGGCGGCATCCGGCCGTGCAGGTAGTGGTCGTCTCGCCGGTCTACGAAAGCACGGCGCACGTATTGCCCGGCCAGACGCAGCCGGACTATCTGAACGCGGTGGTGTGGCTGCGCACGACGCTCGCGCCCGAGGCGCTGCTGGACTTCTGTCTGCAGCTGGAGGCGGCGGCCGGACGGGTGCGCACCGCGCGCTGGGCGCCCCGGACGCTGGACTTGGACCTGCTGGCCTGGGACGATCTGGTGCGCTGCGACGAGCGGCTGACGCTCCCGCATCCGCGGCTGGCCGAACGCCGCTTCGTGCTCCGCCCCTGGGCCGACCTGGCCCCCGACTTCTACGTGCCGGCGCCGTTCTGTGCGACGGTGGCCGAGTTGCTGCAACGGTGTCCGGACCGGGCACCCCTGCGCCGTACAGGCGTATCGCTGGAAACCTGCTGA
- a CDS encoding ABC transporter ATP-binding protein produces MALLTIEHLTKRFGTVTVLQDISCTVAPGESVALWGPNGAGKTTLLRCVLGVLPFEGTIRIDGLDVRRQGKQARRLVGFVPQEVTFYPTLTVGETAAFFARLRGLEPDEARRRLAQVALEDRLDQPVRTLSGGQRQRLALALALLGDPPLLLLDEPTASLDVRSRAEFMTHLQTLLEQGKTLLFSTHRFEEVEHLARRVLLLENGRLEADTTPGELARRLFPETTHYRLRLHLPEPQRPGALQELRAHGFEVWMNGHGLEVRVPADEKAAPLLLLSRAGFEVTDFELHA; encoded by the coding sequence ATGGCGCTGCTGACGATCGAACACCTGACGAAACGCTTCGGCACGGTCACCGTGCTACAGGATATTTCCTGCACGGTGGCCCCGGGCGAAAGCGTGGCCCTGTGGGGGCCGAACGGGGCCGGCAAGACCACGCTGCTCCGCTGCGTGCTGGGCGTGCTGCCGTTCGAGGGCACGATCCGGATCGACGGCCTTGACGTGCGGCGTCAGGGCAAGCAGGCCCGACGGCTGGTGGGCTTCGTGCCGCAGGAGGTAACCTTCTATCCCACGCTGACCGTGGGTGAGACGGCCGCCTTCTTTGCGCGGCTGCGCGGCCTCGAGCCGGATGAAGCGCGGCGGCGACTGGCACAGGTGGCCCTCGAAGATCGTCTGGATCAACCTGTGCGCACGCTCTCGGGCGGTCAGCGTCAGCGGCTGGCCCTGGCCCTGGCGCTGCTGGGCGATCCGCCGTTGCTGCTGCTGGACGAGCCGACGGCCAGTCTGGATGTCCGCAGCCGCGCCGAGTTCATGACCCACCTGCAGACGCTGCTGGAGCAAGGCAAGACGCTGCTGTTCTCGACGCACCGCTTCGAGGAGGTGGAACATCTGGCCCGCCGCGTGCTCCTGCTCGAAAACGGCCGCCTGGAGGCCGACACCACACCGGGCGAACTGGCCCGCCGGCTGTTTCCCGAAACCACCCACTACCGCCTGCGCCTGCACCTGCCCGAGCCCCAACGCCCCGGGGCGCTACAGGAACTGCGGGCGCACGGCTTCGAGGTGTGGATGAACGGCCACGGCCTGGAAGTGCGCGTGCCCGCCGACGAAAAAGCCGCGCCGCTGCTGCTGCTGAGCCGCGCCGGCTTCGAGGTGACCGACTTTGAACTGCATGCCTGA